In Dreissena polymorpha isolate Duluth1 chromosome 11, UMN_Dpol_1.0, whole genome shotgun sequence, the genomic window ccccctctcaccccccctacccccccaccaccccccccccccaaaaaaaaattaataaataaataaaaaattattaggtcaaaggtcaaggtcacagtgacaaaaaacgtattcacacaatggctgccactacaactgacagcccatatgggggcatgcatgttttacaaacagcccttgttttttgtttttttctttaatttcatccttgttttatactggagctttttagtcatgtcgtttaaatttatcaattttaagcatttaatcacaaacttcaaaacaagccgaaatctgtgaacaagtacacgtaagttattaatgatttatGTCacgtttgatactgtatggtattatgtttgtgattaaatattgttttttattaatgtcttttggtaagctgttgtgatcccagttaagattgtaaacaatttctaatgttatgcatatttcttacaatctatgtaccggtacttgggtttttcctaattgatgtatttttatgaaaatttgacgtcgacggtagggatagttaaaacaaaaaatctcggttaaaagtgcggtgaccccctttttttatttttgttttatgatgacaaaacgaagatgaacatatttgagcagttttgcagaattctatttgacagattttttttaattacattttggtgttaaaaatagtaaagaaattgatgttttttggggtgaaaaattatattttttattaatttaacttgtgttctccatttttttggcattttgttgtttaattaaatggtattttatgtatcttagcttatataaaatgtatatgttgtctatttcataggctattaattggtttgaggcaattagagattgtccagtttaaatgaaaaagtacatgttatgaaatggtgaataaaataaaaacaaggccggtgaccctattttcatttcatttttcatatggtatttgtatatagtacttgaatataaattttgaacaaaatctatttggtggtaaaaaaatcagcaaaactgcagcaacaccatTTAAACAGACCCATcctgcatttttagctcatctattttttgaaaaaaaattatgagctattgtcatcaccttggcgtcggcgttggcgttggcgttggcgttggcgttggcgttggcgtcggcgtccggttaagttttgcgtttaggtccacttttctcagaaagtatcaatgctattgcattcaaacttggtacacttacttactatcatgaggggactaggcaggcaaagttagataactctggcgtgcattttgacagaattatgtgccctttttgtacttaaaaaattgcaaattttggttaagttttgcgtttagttccacttttctcagtaagtatcaatgctattgcattcaaacttggtacacttacttactatcatgaggggactgggcaggcaaagttagataactctggcatgcattttgacagaattatgtgccctttttatacttagaaaattgacaattttggttaagttttgtgtttaggtccattttattccttaagcatcaaagctattgctttcatacttgcaacacttactaactatcataaggggactgtgcaggcaaagtaatgtaactctgactggcattttgacagaattatgtgccctttttatacttagaaaattgaaaatttgattaagttttgtgtttaggtccactttattcctacagtatcaaagctattgctttcatacttgcaagatttatgaactatcataaggggacggtgcaggcaaagttatgtaactctgactggcatttggacggaattatgggccctttatacttagaaaattgaaaatttggttaagatttatgttttggtcactttacccctaaagtatcatagatattgctttcatacttggaacactcacaaactatcataagggtacagtaaaaggacaagttgcataactctggttgtcattgttacggaattatggcccttttttgacttagtaacttttaatatatggttaaattttgtgtttcgatccactcgaagtatcaaggctattgctttcaaacttcaaatacttacatgctatcatgaggttactgtacctggcaacttgaattttactttgacctttgaatgaccttgactctcaaggtcaaattattaaattttgctaaaattgccataacttctttatttatgattagatttgattgatactttgatgaaactactcttacctgacataccacaatagacttcacccaaaccatcccccgtgccctcccccccctcccccccctccccccccccccctaatttttttttttttttttttttttataagatcatctcacaaatgaccaccacaccctcacactatacccccaccccaccccccccaccccccccccaaattttttttttgattttttttttttttttttttttttttttaagatcatctcacaaattatcaccacaccctcacactataccccccccccccccgatttttttttttttttttttttttttttcgcttttttggaagataatgtaataaatgtccacaaccccacactatacacccctcttcactccactcctccctcctttgtgattgaaaatgagagtcccttcacctttaaaaagaaaatagatgagcggtctgcacccgcaaggcggtgctcttgttttctcaTGTTCCAGGTGTTGTCGGTACCCATCGTTTCTGTAGCTCAAGGGACCTGGGGAACCAGTGTCAGGATATGAGGTTCCCAGATCACAGCCGCAAATACCGTGGCTGCGTTTACACCTGCAGCGCAGACGGCTGCAATGGTTCCTCGACTGTTTCTGCTTCCATCATTTCCATATCAACTGGCCTCATGGCAACGGTTCTGTTCTTAGTGATGCGAAGGTGAATGGTTCATAGTGATATTTGGATGGATTGATTTTAAGACTCAGTGAAGACATATCAACAGTATGTTATGCAATagataaataattgtgttttgcaATTTTGCGTCTAGAAACTTTTCttttaaccatttatttttgtattaatttttttctgtTATTAAATGATAGACTCAAACAAAATTATGATTGTCCTTACCTTTAAAACATAATTCATGCATACAAATTGTTAGGTTTTGGTGTTAATTTTTTACAACCAATTTAAGCaggttatgttttattttgtacatCCAGTTGTAATAGTACCTCATCTCAgattaattttgttttgaaaaaaccTGTGGGTTACACAGAAAAGCTCATTGCCATTCTTTATCATGATGACTCAAACATATGTAAAACATGCTGATTTATATAAGTTTGCTTATGAGACTGCATATCtgtttttcatcttttttttgcaatttcatactttaaaatatgtatataaaatcaTTTCAAATTATACATCAGAATTGATCAAGTATAACTCATAGATTGTACAAATACTTGTAAATTGTGCTATTTCAGACATGTAATGTTCTAGCTCTCCCATGTGCCACATGCTCAaggcttttgtgattgccttttgtcagCTTTGCTGCTTGACATTTGTGTGATCTACTGCCTACATTTTAGCTTGTTAACACTAAAGAAGAAACAGTTTGCTAACACGCTAGAGTTCACATATTTTTCCAAATATTCATGAATCATATGAAAGTTGGTGAGAACATGACTGTGTCATTATGATATGTTAGCAAaatttaaaactgggtcatgtgtgGTCAAAAACTGAGTCCTAGGTCAAATTATGGAAAAACACTTGTCAACATACtacaaagttttatttaaatgcaaaatttaTAGAAAACTATTGCTTAGGACATTTTTCACTAGTTTCCTACTTTTACTATGGTGAGCGGCTTAGGAACCTTAGGGCCCTCTTGCTTCACAAGTGCTTGATAAGTTTGTATGAAAGTAGCAATATATTAAAATGGTATCCTTTCTGCAATATGAACATTTTAATGGAATACTTTAATCAGGGTTTCCCCAAGGCCATTAAAGCATGTTGGTGCAGACATCCCTTCTTAAAGCATGGTGGTCTTGTGACATCCCTTAATTCCAGTGACATTCCTTAATTAACCGCCTGAcgtattataaatataaagcaatacATGCACAGTTAAAAGTGAACAAAGTCAATATTCTCAACACATGGGACTTGCTTGTTGAAAACGCCAGGTAATGCACAAGATGAGAGTCACTTCAATGCCAAGGCAAATCATTTTATTTATCAGGTTGAAAGTGATTGCATCAGCGATTATTAAAGGGATGTTGATGAATTTCAGTAGCAGTAAGCACAAGTTATGTTCAGTTCAGAAGCTGTGAAAACAAAGTTTGCACAATCACCTTTAAATATACCACACATTGCATCATAAAAATATTCAAACGTTAACATAAATTGTCTTATACAATGAGAGGGGATAAACCTGAATGGACCCTACATCCCTTCAAAACCCTGATATTAAATGAactgtatttcagaaaatgtatTTGTTACATGGTTGTAGTTTGATAATCTTTGTAACAATATCTGTTGTGTACTATTTAGTGGCAACATTTACATTCCATCGTATAATCTCATGTTTGTACAATTTCTTGTATGTAATATTTCTTGTATATTAACATTCTCTACGATGTATATAACACGATTCGTGTGGTTGTCAATTTTTGTTTATTCAATTTCTTACTCAAATATTATatcattgtaaataaaattgtttatacatACCAATAAATTTAGAAATCGCTGTCTTTattatcttgtttttaaattaactaCCAAAGAGATAACACTGCGAGAACCTTTTATAATGGTGCCCTTTTTACAGAAGTGGTGTGACATTGCTTGACATAGGTTCGTCTGTCTGTAAAAATGTTCGTCAGTCGGATGGTCTGCATGTTAACATATTAGTTCTCTTAAGCGCTCTAAAGAAACATTTGACCTATAATCAACAAATTTTGATGTTTACTTGATCAGAAAGTAAAatgcctattgattttgaagtcaaaAGGTCAGTGTAAAAGGGGATTGTAACAATTAATTTGTTTCGCACAATACCTTGAGATCTGTTAAACAGTCTATTTCAACGTCGCAGGGTCTTGTTATGTGAAAGAATTGTCATTACCATGTCTCGATATCGCTTTCAAGGGGAATTATATTGCATTTCCCCATACATGTAGGCATGTTTTAAAATTATGAATTTTGCCACttaaaaaatatgcattaaaaaaaaaatcccaggTCCCAGTGTGATTCAGCCTGCAACAGTCACAGTCTTCAGGGAGAAATTTAGATAATCACAGAAGCGATATTGCTAGTGCACAAAGCGGAATGTGATATGCATTTCATCCATAACAAAGTTGCTTCTACAAGTGACTTACCGACACTCGTTAACTGTCCAGTAGACGTCATATACGggtacaaatacatttttaaaggcAACGTTCTAATGAAGACACGTGTTTAGCCATTATTGAATAAAATTTATTCTTTTAATGTGATCTGAGCACACCATGCTCATGGAGAGCTTTTGCGATCGCCTGTAAGCTGTTGTTTGCCGTCAACTTGTGATGTATGAGCACTTAGTGGCCACATTTGTTGCcaaatctaaatgaaacttggtcggaacatttCTCAAATTTTGGACAATTTAAAAAGTGGATCACTTGTGCTGAAAAAAACTAGGTTATTAGGTCAAAGTAAAATAACAACTTTAGAACAAACTAAAAGGCCAaatgtattgcccaatcttcacgaaacatcgtcagaatatttgttccaatgatatctcggccgagtttgaaactttACCACGAGGATTTAAAAACCAGGTAACAAGTAGCAATTTAAGAAAAGGGTTGTGAAAattgtagaggccacatttatcgccCAATTCGCATGTGAAAGTTGGGGAGAATATTTGTCCCAACGATATCTGAAGCGATTTCAAGTCGGTGCATACGgtgtcaaaatctaggtcaaattaaagaagcaAGAACACTCACAGTAGAGCGACTTAGGGTATTAAGTCCTCTTTTCATTAAATTTAGTTTTCTCTAAAATCTTGAAATTGACTTCCAATCATTTTGAGAACAAAGGTGGAGGTCAAAGGGACATGCACTATCGAAGCTTCGTTTAACAAGCCCATAATGTGCTAATGGTAAGCTATGAGGTGAAGGGCTGTCTGGCGTAGTGTATTATTCGTCGTTTTAACCGCTTGGCCGACTTCCACCAAACTTCACCGGAATGATCATTGGATGTACATCTTTCACAATTGCTCAAATTGTCCTAGTCCGCTGCATAAAAAGGTTAAAAGAGCTTGAAAGTTTAAAAAGTTGTTGAAAATCATGCATCAGGTGAGCGATCAAGGTCAAACTTGGCACTTTTGTTGTGTCGATCAGGCATGCAATACATCCCGGAATTCGATgctatatcagcaagaaagttactagcgtttattttgtattaatattatctatgtatctcgactttactcgaagcgaaatttcttagcaggaTTACCTAATTAAAGCTCCATTAAGACAATTTGCGGccagtaaagtcgagatataaagcgaattttaatacgaaatagaCGATAATCAcctgtttactgatatggctggaaagtgagcgtcattcgaaaattaaacaaaagtaatgaatggtataaaacggcgaaaaataactgtctcgtcATCTTATGACCCTATTCCAccacgaaaacaagcccacgattcgttacgatttatcacatttattgaatcgggaatactcgtgacagtctacgattcagttacgacacgggtacgattgagttacgacgagtCGTGGGGTCGGTTGAAGTATTGCGAATatggtcgcgacttcactacgatgtgtaagaatctaagtactgcgactgtactacgaacgatgcagatcggtcacgactaagctaggacctcaccgaacgcacccatgaattaggagccaatatcaatagatattgatctaaatcgcgagaatcttagcgggctcgcaactcactctaggtgaactcgtgagagtcttgatctaaatcgcgagaatcttagcgggctcgcaactcactcggtgtgaactcgtgagagtcttgacaaagtcgaaGCTGATTCATAGACAGATCatgtgatcaccgatttcccgattgagtcaagAATTATCTACGATTCCAATACGACGCcaaagaacgcactacgacgctgctactggtcaactgcgattaaattcagtcttatAGGTCCTGGctaaattttaaacacgtttaaaatctgacCACGATTTTTAGGGAGCTCATGAGTTGCAtgaatcacttacgaccggcccacgactagctGCGAATGAGTTAGGACATTCGCAaattgagctacgaatgtccccgacatcaaaatattggaaatcgggacatgTCGTGGGGagtcgggtcgtagtggaatacccctattaaCAATCTCGTGATTACACCCTCTTAAATATGCAAATACAAATTAATGAGGTATTCCAAAAAATACATGTTTCTTTACACGTCTTCCGCTGTACTGCATGGAATTATTGCAACCGAATAAAACTGTTCTTTCGTTTATTTCTGGTATAACTTTTTCATTCGTGTTCTATGGCAATTAAAAAGCTCTAAGTATTGGTTATTGAATCGTATTTTGTAACACCTTCAGTTTTAAATTGTTGTGAACAAAATACCATACACATTGCAGCAGTACATACAACAAATGTTTTCCTGCTGCAAGGCAATGTAAAATTGGTGGTCCCCAGTGCGAGGCAagtttttaccccaggggcattatttaaacaaagtttGAGGAGGAGCTCTAGATATTGGTAGATCTTCCTATCAATTATGAACACATAGAGCTTTACGGTTTTGAAACATGTAGATGTTGCTATGTTTTCCATAAATAAGTCTCTGAAACACTGGTAGCCCCTGGGACGGGGCCAGTGTGGACTACAGAGGTATGATGTTGACCAACTTTATAGAGGGCCTCTTGATGATGCTTTATGCTGCtatatgtcaaatatttattgcATGGGTTTCGGTTTTCAGACAAAAAGACTATATGAAAGATTTTCGTTATATAAGTCTATTTTAAACTGGCTTCCTCTAGTTCGAATGGGAACAAACTTTGTAAAGGACCACAATACAATGTTACATGACTCAT contains:
- the LOC127849504 gene encoding U-scoloptoxin(05)-Sm1a-like; the protein is MDICYAIVPLMVLLAFCDQAASLECYQCNSAVDSECQEFFNHDLPDSSQRPKLCTMYQAQYCIKVTGMWGGVVGTHRFCSSRDLGNQCQDMRFPDHSRKYRGCVYTCSADGCNGSSTVSASIISISTGLMATVLFLVMRR